From a region of the Sminthopsis crassicaudata isolate SCR6 chromosome 6, ASM4859323v1, whole genome shotgun sequence genome:
- the LOC141547505 gene encoding olfactory receptor 10AG1-like — MERSNITFVVEFILLGFSDLPNLRSFLFGIILLIYISIVIGNGLLIVITNTNPALQTPMYYFLGNFSFLEICYTSVTLPRLLRDIWTQKGNIPFSFCALQIFTFYSIGIAECLLLVAMAYDRYVAICKPLYYPLIMNHKKCVQLVIISWITPIPAQIGLTYQIFSLNFCGPNKLNHIFCDASPLLEAACEDTYQKEVLVHLSALCFIMIPFLLISISYVKIITTILKLPSTSGKSKAFSTCSSHLIVIFVFFGTTSIVYLRPKSSQSAKSDKLFAIFYAIVTPVLNPIIYSLRNKDVIIALRKLLLKPCHS, encoded by the coding sequence ATGGAAAGAAGCAACATTACATTCGTGGTGGAATTCATTCTCCTGGGATTTTCTGACCTTCCCAACCTCCGAAGTTTtctttttggaattatcttactTATCTATATCAGTATAGTTATAGGAAATGGCCTGCTCATTGTCATAACTAATACTAATCCTGCTCTTCAAACCCCTATGTACTATTTCCTTGGTAACTTTTCCTTCTTGGAAATCTGTTATACATCAGTTACTCTTCCTAGATTGCTAAGAGATATTTGGACTCAGAAAGGAAATATTCCATTCTCATTCtgtgctttgcaaattttcaCCTTTTATAGTATAGGAATTGCAGAGTGCTTACTCCTTGTTGCAATGGCTTATGACAGATATGTAGCCATCTGTAAGCCTCTTTACTATCCTCTCATCATGAATCACAAGAAGTGTGTGCAATTGGTGATCATCTCCTGGATCACTCCAATACCAGCCCAGATAGGACTCACATACCAGATTTTCTCTCTGAACTTTTGTGGTCCTAACAAACTCAATCATATTTTCTGTGATGCTTCACCACTGCTGGAGGCTGCCTGTGAGGACACATATCAGAAAGAAGTCTTGGTTCACCTTAGTGCTCTCTGTTTTATCATGATTCCCTTTCTGTTGATATCCATATCCTATGTCAAAATCATTACCACCATCCTGAAGCTACCATCAACTTCAGGGAAATCCAAAGCCTTTTCTACCTGTTCTTCTCACCTTATAgttatatttgtattctttggGACTACTAGTATTGTGTATTTGCGTCCAAAATCCAGTCAATCCGCTAAATCTGACAAACTCTTTGCTATTTTCTATGCTATTGTGACTCCAGTGTTAAACCCCATAATATATAGCTTGAGGAATAAGGATGTAATTATTGCACTGAGAAAACTCCTTTTAAAACCATGTCATTCATGA
- the LOC141547506 gene encoding olfactory receptor 10AG1-like, with protein sequence MERSNITFVVEFILLGFSDLPNLRSFLFGIILLIYISIVIGNGLLIVITKTNPALQTPMYYFLGNFSFLEICYTSVTLPRILRDIWTQKGNIPFSFCALQICTLYSLGIAECLLLVAMAYDRYVAICKPLYYPLIMNHKKCVQLVIISWITPIPAQIGLTYQIFSLNFCGPNKLNHIFCDASPLLEAACEDTYQKEVLVHLSALCFIMIPFLLISISYVKIITTILKLPSTSGKSKAFSTCSSHLIVVFVFFGTTSIVYLRPKSSQSAKSDKLFAIFYTIVTPVLNPIIYSLRNKDVIVALRKLLPKPCHS encoded by the coding sequence ATGGAAAGAAGCAACATTACATTCGTGGTGGAATTCATTCTCCTGGGATTTTCTGACCTTCCCAACCTCCGAAGTTTtctttttggaattatcttactTATCTATATCAGTATAGTTATAGGAAATGGCCTGCTCATTGTTATAACTAAGACGAATCCTGCTCTTCAAACCCCTATGTACTATTTCCTTGGCAACTTTTCCTTCTTGGAAATCTGTTACACATCAGTCACTCTCCCTAGAATACTAAGAGATATTTGGactcaaaaaggaaatattcCATTCTCATTCTGTGCTTTACAAATTTGCACCCTTTATAGTCTAGGAATTGCAGAGTGCTTACTCCTTGTTGCAATGGCTTATGACAGATATGTAGCCATCTGTAAGCCTCTTTACTATCCTCTCATCATGAATCACAAGAAGTGTGTGCAATTGGTGATCATCTCCTGGATCACTCCAATACCAGCCCAGATAGGACTCACATACCAGATTTTCTCTCTGAACTTTTGTGGTCCTAACAAACTCAATCATATTTTCTGTGATGCTTCACCACTGCTGGAGGCTGCCTGTGAGGACACATATCAGAAAGAAGTCTTGGTTCACCTTAGTGCTCTCTGTTTTATCATGATTCCCTTTCTGTTGATATCCATATCCTATGTCAAAATCATTACCACCATCCTGAAGCTACCATCAACTTCAGGGAAATCCAAAGCCTTTTCTACCTGTTCTTCTCACCTTATAgttgtatttgtattctttgGGACTACTAGTATTGTGTATTTGCGTCCAAAATCCAGTCAATCCGCTAAATCCGACAAACTCTTTGCTATTTTCTATACTATTGTGACTCCAGTGTTAAACCCTATAATATATAGCTTGAGGAATAAGGATGTAATTGTTGCATTGAGAAAACTCCTTCCAAAACCATGTCATTCATGA